The nucleotide sequence actgatctatgatggaatgggaacaagataaagtaagtaagttaagtttaaggaataaggtgagatcaagggggagaatattagtttgatctccaccaattggcacAGGGTCCTTGGATCAACGCCCTGATTGGGGGCGTCCAACCACTCTATGGTTGGTGGCCCCCAGTCGCACAACATCATAAAAGGGAAGTTGGGGTCGGGATACGAGGTACGAGGTTCCCCTGAGCCGCCATACGTCCCACCGCGGTTCTAACCCTATCCGATCTATAGATAatggtgctgccagcgacgggaagacccaCTGCCTTTGTCGTCGCCACTGGACCGCGTCTCCACCGCACGGCGTTCGGCTACGACACCGCACCACCGGCGGCTACGTCACTGCGGCGCTATGGCCGCAACTGCCTTAGGGCGAGGTATATGACCAAGCTTCCCTATCTAAGTCTAGTTTATCCCCTGATCTACGATTTAGAGGTTCTATGATCCATCATAGCTTACCCCTTGTTCGTTAATTTCATCCCTAGACTGGTTTGAGGCTTTACTAAGCATGCGTTGTGTTTTTCAAAGTGTTGAAATTCTTAGCAGAGTCACTTGACTTGGAAGGAACTAATAATCTATTTGTACTTTTCAGGAGTTTGCAACCATGCATTCCACTTCCACTGTATCAGTCGTTGGCTAAAGACCCGTCAAGTGTGCCCTCTTGGTCAGTATACCTGGCGTTTCTACCTCTTTATCAATGTGATTGTTATTTGTTACTCATGCCCGTCCACACCGTCTCACCTTATTTGTAATTTGACATTGCAGACAACAGTGAGTGGGAGTTCCAGAAGTATGGTCACTAGAGAGTGGCTTCGGCGTCGAGTTGCTTCATGTTTCTCGTAGTTTAGCAGTAGTGGTTACTGAATACTGATGAACAGTCTATGGATTGGTAACGTTTCTGAAGCTCTAATTTTGGTGTATGCCATATTCATCCTCCAGGCACTGTTCAACATATCTTCCTCACTTGAAGCTGTAGACGAATACTCTGTTTGCAGAAATTAAGCGGTACTTGGGCTATATCAATGTTAGCTCTCCGTTTCCCTATGAGCTTGTTCGGCTGAGCTGAACTTTGGCTTGTTTAGCTTATTTTTCCAGCCAgagtagtatttttctctcacaacgtttCAGTATAAACAGTGTTTCCAGCATAAACAGTAAAAATTTCAGCTCAGCATGAACAGGGAATTTGCGATGTTTCCATCAGACGAGCAACCTTTTATATACGGTCAGAGGACATCAAGCTTTGTATTCAACGGAGAAACCAATGACTGTCCTACGAGCTCCTGCGGATTCGTCCTGCCAGATAGGACACTGCCGGTAGCTTTCCCCCTGAAAAAGATGTTTGCGATGGGTAGGACGCAAATTTGTAGACGAATAAATTCGTTCCGGATCTTTAGGCTTCAGCAGCGAATCACACTGGATGTGTTACAACTGGCCCGGCCCGCGTCGATTGATTGTTTTTGCCATCTTCAGCTTCCAACAGCAAGTTCTCGTTGGCAAATTTATTTTGCAATTAGTAGCGATCGAATTAGCTGTGGCATTGAATTTTTTTTCATGTATATGTATGTAATAAAAACGCAGGTACAACCGTGATGAATGCAAGCTCGCACATCAGAGAGGTAGAAAAGGAGAAACAGAACCCACCACTCGCTTTCTCAAGAACAGTATAAAAGAGCACTGAACAAGTAACCATAATAGCATTTGAAACTTTACAACAATCATCAAtttgaacatttcatatatttctAAATATAGGTAAACACCACTATTCCCGTTACCCCCGTCTGAACAAACCAATTGAATACCTTAGTAATAATACTCGCCTTTCATCATGAAACCTTATCATTTCAGAACAGTGATTCATGCCGCAACTGCATTTCTCTTGGTGGCCGTATATGGGTTGGTCTCGAGCAGATTCTCCAGTGATTTTGCCTTTCTGCTTCGCACCCGGCCAGCCTCCTTCAATAGCTCCCCAAGCCTCCGCTTCTCGTCGTCGACATCTGGGTTTGCCGTACCTAGCTTCTCCTCGCGCATTCCAACGACATATTCCAAGATCTCGATGGCCTCATCCAGTCTGGTAAACAAAATGCAAATATTAACAGATAATTATGGCTAAAATGAAACACAAACTTTTCATATTAGAAGGACACGGGTGCTGATGGGCGATATTTCCTCCTTCGGTTAAGAAAGTACCGTTGCTTCAGCAATCTGATCTAGCCAGCTAAGCTAGGTGCTGTCTGCTGACATTTCTGATCCAGCCAGTTGTACTCTTTCACCCAGACTATAAAGCTAAAAGTCTACATGCCTTACAAAGCAGATGAAGTTTCCACGAGAATGGGGAGGAAGAAAACAAATAGAAAAAGATAAAGCAAAAGGATAAAGTATGTGCAGCCCTTCTTTACAGAGCAGCTAGTGACGAGCAAGTAAAGATGATGCAAGATGGTCCTACTTCAATTAAATTGATCCAACTTTATACTGTACCAATCAATATCTTATCAACTAATTGGAGTAGCAAGAGCTGGTACAGATGCTAATCATACGCCTAGCTGGAAGAGAGTCGACTAAGACCAAAGAATTCCCACTTGACAGTGTACCTTTACCCTACATACCACCTACTATTTCCAGCAAATCACTAATTGGAATGCAAATCATTATGCATGCAGCCACACAGACAATCATCAACACCTAGTTGAGACAACGATTGAGTTCAAGAAGTAGGGAGTTTACCTGCCCATTGCATCATAAGTTCCAGCAAGATTACTGTATACTCCTAAAGTATCTGGATGATATGGCCCGTATTCTTGTTCCAGAACAGTTCTAGCTTCCTCAAACAATTCTgctgcttcatttattgaatatCTTTGAACACATGCCAAGCCCATCTGGTTGAGGGCAATCCCGAAAAAGGCAGACTTTTTCTCACCACAAGTGCGGAGCTTTGCAATCGCGCTCTTGAAGGAATCATAGGACTCACCATAATTGCCCAAAATATAGTGCAAAACGCCCATCTGAGCCTCAATACCAGCAATTGTACTCTGTTGGCCGGCAGAATTGTTGTACATTTTTAAAGCCTTCTGAAGTAACTTGAGTGCTTGCTCATGCTCATTCATTGTCTCATATATGGCTGAAACATCAGTTAAACCAGTGGCAATTTCTTCCAGAGAAGTCCCTGGAATAGGTTTTTGGTAAATTTTGAGGGCATTTTCACAGTAAGATTTTGACTCCCTCAGCTTCCCTGTCTTATTGTACAGATCTGCTAGGCGCACAAAAACAGAAGCCACAGTTGCATGATTCTCCCCTTTGCTGGTCTTGAATACAGTAAGAGCTTTCTGGTAAGCAAACACGGCCTCATCGTACCGGCCCAAGGAGAGGTAGATATCACCAATGCTGCAATCCACTGAGGCCACCTCTGTCTCCTGACCATTGGCTACCATGGCCATGCTGGCCATCACTAGATGCTCCAGGGCAGCTTCATGATCACCCTTGGTGTCACAAATTAGACCCATCAGCCTCCTATCAGCTGTTTCTTCTAGTGAGGCTGTCTCGCCATGCTCCCTGTGGATGTCAAGGGCTATCTGACACAATCTTTGTGCTTCATCGAGTTGTAGTGCTTGCACATGGGCCTCAGCTAAGTACCGACAAGTCTCTCCAACCCTTGGGTCTTGCTCTCCCAATGTTTGCTTTTGGATTTCAAGCCCAGAAGCATACCATTGCAGTGAGAGTGCAGTTTGACCTAGCATGCCATAGGTGTCCCCCAACTGCATGCAACCAGAAAACTTTGCAAGAGCATGTTCCTGACCTTCCTCAATTACAGGGATCTCAAGGGATCGATGCAGCACAGGTACAGCCTCTTCGTATTTTCCCAAGTTGCAGTAGATTGCTGCAACGACATGCAAACTCATCACTAAGTTCAAGCTTGGCTTTCCACCAGCACATTTCTCAAATGACTTTGTTGCACGGAGAGCATATTTCAGTGCCCGCCGTGGGTTTTCTGAGGCAATCAAGTCTCTTGCATGTTTGAGAAGAAATGGACCAAGGTCTGGGTTATCAAGCCCAGCATCTTCTGTTCCATTCTGTGGATTGGCATTTGATTTCCGCCGACGGCCAACTCGGCTTGCCGGTTTGCTGACCTCGCTCTCACCTTCCTCAGTGGACGCCTTCCCATTGGGACCAACAGAGGCATCAGATTCAAGCTGTGATTTTGAGGCCTTCTTCGACTTCTTGGACGAATTGGAAGACTGTTCCTTTACTTGGGTCCCATTCTCAGCAGGAGCAGGGGGTACAACGTTGGCAACACTCCcattctcctcttcctcctcaataACCTTCATGGCCTCCATCTCCCCAGCAACAAGATGGCGAAGCTCTGAGTCAATCCTAGACTCCTCCCCATCTGAGCCAAAGCTCTCGCGCGATGGGGAGCCACCCTCACTTGAGCTCTCCATCTCGCACACATTGTTGTAGAGCTGCTCAATTGAGGGCTCCCCAGCACCGGAGCCCTCAACATGCATCTCAAGTGTCTCGCTTTGCATGCTTGCTGCCATCGTTGAAGCTGCCGTCGACTTTGGGGCGGGCAGATTTTCGTTCTGTGGAGAGGAATTCACCCCGCTCGGCACCTCCTCTGCAACAACTCCATCCACTGTAATTCCAGGCATCTTAGGGTGAAAATTATGCCAAAACTGTTCTTCCCAGAAACCGAAACAGATGGGTAGCTCTCCACAATACCCTGGAAGAAACGGAACAAATTTATTAAGGCGGCATGTAAATGCTTCAAAATTGAACCTGACGAACCAATTATATTAACGGAAAACATGAACATTGGCTAAGGACAGGGGCGGACCCAGTAAAGGGCATGGGTGTACAATTGTATACCCAATaatttttgccaaaaaaaaaatcttacatATAGGCATGCGTACGCTagtaattagatcagatccgaataaaAATAGCTAATTAGGGTTCGtgtgctcggtttcgcacagcaggaatGGAAGAGAAAGGGTGCGCAAACCTGGTGTGTGCTCGTCGCCGGCAAAGGACCCGACGAAGACCTGGGCACCTGGCGTATTGGCGTCGTCGGTCGCCCAGTTGCCGcacgagagagggagggagggaaggagagCGCACGCGGCGTGAACGGAAGAAGAAAAGGCAGGGGTGGAGTCCGGGTGGCAATCGGGTGGATCTGGGTGGCCTCACCGTGATCAGCGCTCGGCAGCTCGATCTAGCCTCTGGACGGCATTGCACTTGCGTGGGTCGATCAGCTCGCGCGACAGGGAGGCCAGGTGGATGGAAACCGTCAGGTCCGTTGCGGTTGCGGTAGAAGGATAGTCTGGTAGGAAGGGGAGGAAGAGGCCGGGAGAGGCTCCCTTGCCATAGCGAGGAGGCGGGTGACGGAGGGGAGGAGAGAAGACGAGTGCGGGTGCAGCGGAGGGCAGGGGGCAGAGGAGAGAAATGGGCTCGCGCCTCGGTGCAAATCGGACCACAGACAACCCCACGAGCGGGCAGGGGCATTTTGGTCAAGCTTAGCAGGAAATTGTGGACCAGAGTCGACAGAGAGAGGACAAAAAGGTAAAACTGTAAAACTAAAAGACACCAAAACGGGTGGTGAAGATAACCACGGCAATTCTCCAAAGTGACAAATTCTTCTGATGACAACTCATCAGATGCAAGGGTCTGGATTCCttcaatcagcctgttcgtttattgatatcagccagcccaaatcagccaatcaataatatttttttctcacaataaaccagcaccagccagcctaaaccagctcagaaaccaatcAACGAACAGGCCGAATGCTTTTACTGATTTTATGTCATGCGTCCCTCCATTTATTTAAACCCTGTTTGGATCCACTCAACTAAAATTTATAGCTAACTAAAATTTCAAAGCTAAACTTTAGCCAACTAAAAGTTCTCTTAACTAAACTAATCAACCAGTTAATAAACTCAGCTAAACTTTAGTTGAATTTAGCTAGGTTGAAACAGCTAAACTTTTAGCTGGGTCATGTGGATCTCTAACAGCTAAGCTAAAGTTTATTTGGTGgatccaaataggcccttagtGGGAGGACATTAAAATTATGTGATAAATTATAGGGTAAAATGAATGTCGTATCGTGTAacatcctcggtgttacaccctaaatcatttactaaaacacgtcatgagcatcatacttatggggTAATGCATGTGATGAAATGAATAGGTGAAGTATTTCAACTAAAACGATAAATAAGAATGTAAAACGAAAAGTTACTCCACGATTCGTACAATTATCAAGTATGGTTGTAAAGCaatttttattgaataaaattaCTATAGAACTTAtatatggggcttaaataaagtTGAGAGTGTGAACTTTGTAGAAgatgatgaaatacttgcggtcgaaaaatgatattactagcaaATATTTTCACTAACTTAGAAATCGTAATTGGAAaccaaattcagctcaaaaacttaggaaTTTTCAAGTCTGTCAATTGTTAGATActactatgtttagcaatttatcgcAAGAGATTAGGTTAAGGGATAGTGAAGTATTATGGCTTGTTCTAGTAGTCTAATGGACCCCCTAAGGTGTAGCAAAAATGGTTTGGGGATTGGAGCAACTGGTTAGAGGTTTCGATCACTTTAAAACCCGTGCACAACACGTTCTCGGTCGACTTCCCAGTCTGTGCGCGGTCACCGGGCTCGCTGCCCCGACGTCGTGACGTCGGCGCGTGCACGCGTGCGCGTGGCCACGCGCTGGCCAGCCGCTGATGCCACAGGCTTCCCGCTCGGGTGAGCCACCTAGCCGTCAACGCGAGccgtcgccccccccccccccccccgccccctgcGCCTGGCTACCCGTCGCGCTGTGACGTTGCCGCCGCCATCCCGTCACCGCGCTGCACTCTTGCTCGCGACGCCGGGCCTCGCTGCCACTGCACCGCCATGTGCTCCTGCACCGCGTCGTTGCTGCCTTGCTGCCACGCACATGGGATGCCACCCTGTGGCGCCATCGGCCCGCCATTAATGGCGCTGTGGCGCACGAGCCAGAGCCAGCCGTGGCCGCTTGTGCTTGTCGCTTGCTGTGTGTCCCGCCAAAGAGTGCCAGCTGCATCACTGCTCGTTGCTGTTTCCACCGCTGCGCCCTCCCCTGCTTCCCGCCACGGTCACGTCGTGACCCCGGTGAGCCAGAGCGTGGGAGCTTGCCTTAAATTTCGCATGCTCGTGTCTCCGCCTTAGCGTCCGTGTGCTAATTGTCCCCACCCCACCTTGAATTATGTCATGacgtgctccaatttggagttttccctTCGCCATGCCATTAAGGCCAGGTTTGGCCGCGGTCGAGGGCAACCGCTCACCGCACCATCCCATGCCCAGCCAACTATGCCACGAGCTTTGCCTCCACCTCCACTGCACCCTGCGCGCCTCACTTGCACCTCTACTGCCTCGTCAGTGCTACTGACGCGCCGTGCTATCGCGAACTACCACCACCTCCCACCGGTAGCACGTGGCTAGCCCTACTCGGGGTATCTCGATCGAACCATCACCGCAGTCGTGACCAGGGTAAGCTAGTGACGCTCTCGTGCTAGATAGTAGTTGCATGGTGGTCTAGGGTGGTTGGTATGATCGCGCCACCGTCGCATGCGGTTGCTCACTGTGGTCGTCACTCtcgcaagctccgccactaccgTAGCTTCggctagtgtaggcgctagggCTGTAGGCACAAGTCGGCCCACTAGCCAGGTTAGGGCAGGTCCCGGTTGGCTGGCATGGCTGTCCAGTGCCATGTCTGTCGTGTCGGCACACGCAGGGGTGGCCAGGGACCTAGCCATGGTAAAAGCGATAGATTGTAGGGTCCTATTTGCATAGGCTCTCTGTCGAGGACCAATatcagggtacccaaagaggaggagctaataaccatcaacattgatttgttcgagcagtcaagagcatgactatagctccaaccgacccctaggtgcgcaaacttcgcctcacccgacccctaagggttggctccgccttgcccgacaccgaggctagaggctccgcctcgcctgcccCCTAAtggttggctctacctcgcccaacaccgaggctacgagatccgtctcgcccaacccctaatggttggctatatctcacctgacaccaaggccgcgggcttcgCCTCGTCTACCCTCCGAGgggggctccacctcacctaaccCCTAAggatggctctgcctcacccgacactgaggccaagggctctgcctcacccgacccctaagggttggcttcgcctcgcccaacactgaggccatgggctccgcctcgcccaaactCTAAGgtctggctctgcctcgcccgacccttgggtttgggctccgcctcgcccgagcttTGGGGTTtgcactccgcctcgcccggcctctagggaGGAACTCCGCCTCACCTAACCCCAAGGCCAGGGGCTCTATCTCAtccgatggagacccataccatcgtcgaccactccaggaccaagcgtatgggcctagggcAAAGCTCTGACACCGGGGAGGTGATCGGCACACCTCGATATAACTTATAACTATGACGGGctatacctaaggattcacatcaggaacagcatcGGGTGAactggtgttgttctgcctaacccttgtacgAACACTGGTAGGCGCGTCAGTTTGCTATGACATCCATCAGGACAAACTAGAGCACCATGACTGGGAGATGACGCCtatgcatggcgctagtgacggataGGTCCACGATGTGAAGCTATCCCTATTGATGTCTACATGGTCAACGGGACCCACATAGAAGAGAAAAAGGACCGTCGATCtaggaggacttcttctccttctaatTCTCCTTTTTCCCTCTgctgtaacccctgctttcccttggtgaaagctctagtttggttttggtgaattgattaaaccctaagtgctaacctagtttatcaagtgatcatgagataggtagcatattccaagtgatgaagcaaatgaagaccatgatatgatgatggtgatgccatggtgatgatcaagtgctagacttgaaaagaaaaaagagaaaaacaaaaggttcaaggcaaaggtataaatggtaggagccattttattttggtgattgagacacttagtgagtgtgatcacatttaggatcgatagtcgtactattaagagaggtgaaactcatatcgaaatgcggttgtcaaagtgccactagatgctctaactcattgcatatgcatttaggatctagtggagtgctaacacccttaaaaatgtttgtgaaaatatgctaacacatgtgtacaaggtgatacactttgttgttggcacatttgagcaagggtgaagaagatagagttggaaaggagttagtcacgctggtcacaaagtgaccgaacgctggtctcagtgggaccggtgcgtccgatcaatGATACAGCAAAGACGCTAGCGTTGGTCTTCGACTGGACACtgacagggtgcatccggtcctgctgatgtggcagcacacagaagagtcaccatgtgatcgaacgctgggtgagtccagttaagcttgaccggacacgttcagtcatgaaaagtcatctctggatgcttactagaaacgattagacgcaaactagttgtcaagctctttagtgtagctagttgtgagagcttgttagtttggttagtgtggctctttagttagcttttgagagcacactaatttagtgtagtgacagttattgtgtggatagaaactacataaattagaattgtggtaggtgacttgcatatttagtaggctagcacaacactcgcttcacctcataattatctaaccggtttgttaagtgttgttgtcgaattttttaataggctattcaccccctctagccattaggatctttcaagtggtatcagagccaaggtcatcgtgttttgaggcttaacaaccttcggtgtaaaaatggctcaaatcaacaacaccaagaagccatcccaatttgatggctcaaattatccctattggaaagttaaaatgacaacttatatcaagtcaatcaataggaaggtttgaaaggtggtagagacaaagattgagattgaagatgaagagactCCCACCGCCACCAaagaaatactactccaaaataatggcattgctcttagtgccatccatgatgttttggatgagagaacatttgagcaaatcaagaacattgagagagctcatgaggcatggaagaaattggaggaatcatttgagggcactcaagtcgtgaagggtgcaaaggcatacattctcaaagagaagtttgcaagcttcaagatgaaggaggatgagagtgtgttggagatgtttcataggcttcaagtgcttgtcaatgatctcaaagcacttggagaagaggtgaaggacaaggacttctcccacaagttcttgagatgtttgccttcaagatttggcacattggtcattattctagtgaggagtggtttggacaccatgacaccaaaccaagtgttgagagatataatgaccgatgatacatatagagatgatgatgagaaggaagaaaagaaggagaagaaggatgagaaaaagaagagcgtggcattcaaggccacatcatcgaagggcaaggcaaagctagatacatcaagtgaagatgatggttcataggatgatgatgatgagaagatggctctctttgttaagaaatttggtaaattcatgatgaagaaatggtagcatgctagaagaaagaaatcttcatccaaaaacaaggaagagtcaagaaggtgcttcagatgtggaagcaaagatcatcttgttgctcaatgtccatacaatagcgataatgatgatgacaacaagaaaaacaagaagaaggacaagaaggaaaagaaagagaagaaggacaagatgatcttcaagaagaagaagaagggaggtttatatgtggtcacttgggatagtgatgcttcctcaagtgatgatgatgatagtgatgatgacaagaccaccaagaagaaggcacttgcaagcattgcaatcaatgagaagccttctgtcttcaacactccatcatgcttcatcgctaaggccactaaggtacaaatttgtgatgatggaagtgatgaagaacatgataatgaaaatgaaaataaaagtgatagtgataatgatgaacctactaaggatgaactatttgacatgctagaagatgctaagaacactttgacatcaagaaaaaggaatgcaaaagcttgcgtaaggaactaaaagcccttaagcaagcctttgatgagctcaatgcatctcatgagaggctagaggaagcccatgagaagcttgacaaggctcacaaaaagcttgaaaaggctcattcctctttgcttgatgagcaaaataaaaagaagcatgttgaaacttgcaatgtaggcttaacttgtgatataattgatgaatcattatctatgcctatcattgttcctcccactaacccttcttgtagtacttctacttccacctcatctagtagtgatggttccacttatgatgcctcacaaatggttgagaatgagaacctcaagaaggaggtcaataagctcactcacaccttggctaaggcctatggtggtgaagaccgcttgcttatgtgcttaggtagccaaagagcttctctctataaagaggaatTAGGTTATACcaccaagaaaggtaaggcggcctttactcctcacaagactagtcttgtgaagaacaatggttggttttgcactagttgcaagcaagttggttatAAAGAgaatgagtgcaagaacaagagcaaaaatgctaatgtatcctccattaagcttgattctttctatgtacttacaaagggtacaaatggtgtaaaggctaagtttattggtaaaccatggatgggctcaaagaagaaagtcatttgggtaccaaagagcttagtgactaaccttcaaggacccaaacaagtttgggtacctaaaaaaattgatcttcttttgtaggtcaattacaaagccggaggaaggcattgggttcttgatagtgggtgcactcaacacatgaccggtgatgcaagaatgttcaactcaatcaacaccaatggcaatgatggttatgatagtatcacatttggtgataatggcaaaagcaaggtcaaagggtttggtaagattgtaatatccaatgacatgagcatatccaatgtattgctagtagagagcttaaactttaatttgccattcatggctcaattgtgtgagcttgaattcaaatgcatatttggggtagatgatgtagagatcataagtgtagatggctctaatttaatcttcaaaggctttagatatgagaatctatacttggttgatttcaatgctagtgaagctaaattatctacatgcttgttcactaagtctagcatgggttggttatggcatagaaggctcgatcatgttggaataaaacaattgaatagattggttaaacatgacttgattagaggcttaaaagatgttgtgtttaaaaaggataagctttgtagctcttgtaaagctggaaaacaagttggaaacacctatcctaagaaaagcatgatgagcactagtaaagcatttgagttattgcacatggacttgtttgggccaactcaatacactagcattggtggtaacaaatatgactttgtgttagtggatgattatactagatatatttgggtattctttctagtggacaaaagtgatgtgtttgcaatattcaaattatttgtcaagggcatccacaacgagtttgaaacaaccaccaagagagttagaagtgacaatggtagtgagttcaagaatactagaattgatgagttgtgtgatgaatttggaattaaacatcaattctcggc is from Miscanthus floridulus cultivar M001 chromosome 7, ASM1932011v1, whole genome shotgun sequence and encodes:
- the LOC136467596 gene encoding protein KINESIN LIGHT CHAIN-RELATED 2-like; the protein is MPGITVDGVVAEEVPSGVNSSPQNENLPAPKSTAASTMAASMQSETLEMHVEGSGAGEPSIEQLYNNVCEMESSSEGGSPSRESFGSDGEESRIDSELRHLVAGEMEAMKVIEEEEENGSVANVVPPAPAENGTQVKEQSSNSSKKSKKASKSQLESDASVGPNGKASTEEGESEVSKPASRVGRRRKSNANPQNGTEDAGLDNPDLGPFLLKHARDLIASENPRRALKYALRATKSFEKCAGGKPSLNLVMSLHVVAAIYCNLGKYEEAVPVLHRSLEIPVIEEGQEHALAKFSGCMQLGDTYGMLGQTALSLQWYASGLEIQKQTLGEQDPRVGETCRYLAEAHVQALQLDEAQRLCQIALDIHREHGETASLEETADRRLMGLICDTKGDHEAALEHLVMASMAMVANGQETEVASVDCSIGDIYLSLGRYDEAVFAYQKALTVFKTSKGENHATVASVFVRLADLYNKTGKLRESKSYCENALKIYQKPIPGTSLEEIATGLTDVSAIYETMNEHEQALKLLQKALKMYNNSAGQQSTIAGIEAQMGVLHYILGNYGESYDSFKSAIAKLRTCGEKKSAFFGIALNQMGLACVQRYSINEAAELFEEARTVLEQEYGPYHPDTLGVYSNLAGTYDAMGRLDEAIEILEYVVGMREEKLGTANPDVDDEKRRLGELLKEAGRVRSRKAKSLENLLETNPYTATKRNAVAA